ACCACGTACTCGACGAACTTCGTGGCGCCCTCGCCGTCGGAGACGATCAGACGCGCCAACTGCTCGCAGATCTGGTCGAGCGCCCGGCGGAAGCTCTGGTAGGCCCGATCCTTCCGACGGATCATGGGGTGGTCGGCCTTCCCACTGCACATGATCGCCACCATGTCGTTGGTCGAGGTGTCCCCGTCGACGGTGATCATGTTGAAGGTGCGGCCCACCGATTCCCGCAGGGCCTCGTCCAGCAGGTTCTTGGTGATCTTCACGTCGGACACGATGAAGGCCAGCATGGTGGCCATGTTCGGGTGGATCATGCCCGAACCCTTGGCGATGCCCGAGATCCCGACCTTGGTGCCGTCGATCTCGAACTGCTCACCCGCCTCCTTGGCGAAGGTGTCGGTGGTGAGAATGGCGTTCGCGCACAGCGTACTCGCCACTCCCCGCCGCGTGAGCTTGATCACGTTGTCGTGGATGCCCTGGACGACCTTCTTCGTGGGAAAGGGCTCGCCGATGAGACCGGTCGACGAGACGATCACCAGCTTCTTGTCGATCCCCAGCGCCTCGGCCGCGGCCTCGGCCATGGCCACGGCGCCCTTCTCTCCGTCCTTGCCGGTGCAGGCGTTGGCGTTGCCCGAGTTCACGACGAAGGCCTGGGCCTTGCCGTCCTTGATGTGGCGGCGCGACAGCTTCACCGGCTCGGCCACGACCACGTTCTGCGTGAACACGGCGGCTGCCGTGGCCGGTTCGTCGCACACGATCATGGCCAGGTCGCGGCGCTTGGACTTGATGCCGATGTGTGCGCCCCAACAGCGGAAACCCGGGATGTCGGTGATGGCGAGTTGCATGGTCGCGATTCCTTCGCTCGATGTCAGGGGGACAGCGGGGCCTGGCCCAGACCACTGTGTTCGAGGAGTCCGAACATGATGTTCATGTTCTGGATCGCCTGGCCAGCGGCGCCCTTGACGAGGTTGTCGATCGCCGAGATGGCGATCACGCGTCCCGTGCGCGGGTCGTGGACCACGTGCAGGTCGCAGAAGTTCGATCCACGAACCGCCTTCACGCTCGGCGGACGGTCGAGGACGCGCACGAAGTGCTCCTTGCGGTACACCGAGTCGTAGGCGTCCCGCAGATCCGATCCGTTGATCTTCGGTCGACGGAGGTGTGCGTAGGCCGTGGTCAGGATCCCGCGGTCGACCGGAAGCAGATGCGGCGTGAAGAGCAGCTGCACCGGGGCCGCGCAGTAGAGTTCGAGGGCCGACTCGATCTCGGGCGTGTGCCGGTGCTTCAGGAGACCGTAGGCCGAGAAGTTCCCGAACACGTCGGGGAAGTGCGTGGTCGACGAGGGCTTGACCCCGGCGCCCGTCACGCCCGACTTCGAGTCGACGACGATACCCTCGATGTCGATCAGGTCCTGCTTCAGGAGCGGCGCCAGGGCGAGGATCGCCGAGGTCGGGTAGCAACCCGGATTCGCCACCAGCCGGGCCTTGCGCAGATCGTTGCGGAAGAGTTCGGGGAGGCCGAACACCGCCTCGTCGATCCGTCCCGGAGCGCGGTGGGTCTTGCGGTACCACTTGCGGTAGAGCTCGGCGCTCGGCAGACGGAAGTCCCCCGACAGGTCGACGATCCGGAAGCGTTCGGTGCCGAAACTCGCCACGAAGTCCATGGACGCGCCGTGCGGCAACGCCAGGAAGACCACGTCGAGATCGGTGTGCTCGACGTCTTCGAGCGACTGCAGCTCTTCGTCGAACAGACCCACGAACTGTGGATGGACGTCGGAGAAGCGCCGGCCCACGTGGCTCTGCGAGGTCACCAGCTCGATGCTGGTGCTCGAGTGCTGCAGGAGCAGGCGAACCAGCTCCGATCCCGTGTAGCCGGTCGCCCCGATCACGCCCACGCGAACGTCACGCATGGTCGATCACCTCCGTGAGCGACTGGAAGAAGACGTCGAGGACCCGGTCCAGATCGGACTCCTCGATGGTCAGGGGTGGAAGGAGACGGATCACGCTGCCCGCGGTGCAGTTGGCCAGGACGCCGTGCGCGCGCATGCGGCCGACGACGGCCTGTCCGTCGGCGTCGTCGCGGAGCTCGACGCCGATCATCAGTCCGCGACCGCGGACCTCGAGCACCTGCGCGTGATCGTGCGCGAAGTCGTCGAGGCGCCGGTGGGCGTGCTCGCCCAGCCGTCCGGCCCGCGCGGCCAGATCCTCGGCCTCGATCGTATCGAGCGTGGCCTGCGCCGCGGCGCAGGCGAGCGGATTGCCGCCGAAGGTCGTGCCGTGGTCCCCGGGGTGCAACACCTCGGCCACCGCCGTGTCGGCCAGGAACGCGCCGATGGGAACACCGCCCCCCAGCCCCTTGGCCGTGACCAGCACGTCGGGCCGTACCTCGTGTGCCTGCCAGGCGAAGAGATGCCCGGTACGGCCCATGCCGCACTGGATCTCGTCGAAGACCATGAGCACACCGCGCTCGGTGCACAGCGACCGTGCCTCGCACAGGAAGCCCGGATCGATCTCGTGGATGCCGCCCTCGCCCTGGATCGGCTCGACCACGAAGGCGGCGGTGTCGTCGCCGAGCGCGCGGTCGAGGGCTCCGAGGTCGTCGCGGGGAATGCGTGTGAAGCCCTCCGGGGCGGGGCCGAAACCCTTCATGTACTTGTCGGCACCGAGGGCCAGCGTGGCGAGGGTGCGTCCGTGGAAGCACCCCTCGACGCCGACGACCTTCGGGCCGTGTCCGTGCTCCGAGGCGTGGCGGCGCACCAGCTTGAGCGCACCCTCCATGGCCTCGGCGCCGCTGTTGGCCAGGAAGGCCCGCTCGAAGCCCGCCATGCGGGTGAGCGTCTCGACCAGCGCCGACTGCACTTCGGTGTAGTACAGGTTCGAGACGTGGATCAGTCGACCGGCCTGCTCCTGCAGGGCCCTCGTCACGGCCGGGTGGCAGTGCCCGAGCACGTTCACGGCGATCCCCGCGAGGGCGTCGAGGTACTCGCGCCCGTCGAGGTCCCACACCCGAGTACCCTCGCCGCGGTCGAGCACCAGGGGCTGGCGGCCGTAGGTCTGGAAGTGATGCGCCTGCTCGCGATCGATCGCGAGTCGGCGGCGATCGGTGTTCATGGGGTGATCTCCGTTCCACGGTCCGTTGTGCGTTCCAGTGCCTCGCGCAGCGCGCCCTCGCGCGTGCCGTCGACGATCCGGGCGCGCGGGACACCGCCGGTGACGGCGATCGCGCAGGCCTCGACCTTCGGGATCATCCCGCCCTGGATCGACGTGCCCATGAGCGCGTCGATCTCACCCAGCGGCAGGTGATGGATCACGGTCGAGGGGTCGTCGGGAACACGACGTAGACCGTCGACGTCGGTCATGGCGACGAAGAGTTCGACGCCGAGTGCCGCGGCCAGGTGCGCGGCGAACATGTCGGCGTTCACGTTGTAGACCTCGTCGTCGTGGCCCAGCGCCAGGGGTGCGACGACGGGCAGGTAGTGGCTCGCGAGCAGCAGGTCGAGCAGCTCCGTGTCGACGGTGTCGACGTCGCCCACGAAGCCCAGGTCGACGCGCTGGGCCTCCGCACCCTCCACCGGGTGTTCGTGGTACCGGCGGCGGGCGCGGACCATGGCGGCGTCCTTGCCCGACAGACCCACCGCGGGTTGCCCGACCGCGCAGAGCCGGCGGACGAGGTCGCCGTTCACGCGCCCCCGCAGCGCCATCTGCACGTAGCCGATGGTCCGCGCGTCGGTGCGGCGATGGCCGCCCACGAACTCGGTCTCGAGGCCCACCTCGGCCAGGATCTCGGCGATGGCGGGGCCACCCCCGTGCACGAGCACCAGCCGCGCGCCGGAGTCGTGCAGGTCTCCGATCTCGGCCAGCACACGGTCGCGCACGGCGGCGTCCGTCATGGCGTTGCCGCCGTACTTGACGAGGATCGAGGGGCAGTCGTCGGGATCGGTCATGGTTCCGGCTCGTGGTCACGGGTTCGGGTGGGCGCGATCAGCCAAGCCCAGCGCGCCGCTCGCGTCAAGCGTCGGCCTGCATCGCGGTGGCGGCGGCCCAGACCTGTCCGGCGGCGAGCCCGCCGTCGGTGGGCGGCAGCTGGGCGTGGGCACGGAGATCGAGTCCGCGCTCGGCTCCACGGGTCAGCAGGGACTCGCTCAGACGGCGGTTGCAGAACACACCGCCGGTGAGCAGGACCGGCCGCTCGCGCCACGGCGCGAGCTGGGACAGCGCGGCCTCGACCAACGCGGCGTGGAACCCGGCCGCGGCATCCTCGGCCTCGAGGGTCCCCTCGACCGTTCGCTCGACGATCGTCCGCACGGCCGGCCGCCAGTCGATCCGCACCAGGCCGTCGAACTCGACCAGGGGCATGGACAGATCGACGGGCCGGGTGGCGCGCCACGACGCCCACTCGAGCATCTGCGGGCCCTGCGCCTGGTGGGTGTTCTCGGTGCACAGGCCGAGCAAGGCGCTCACGCCGTCGAAGAGACGGCCCATGCTGGTGGTGGTGACGGCCGCGTCGCCCCGTGCGAGCAGACGACGCAGGTTCGCCACCAGGTTCGGATCGACATCGCCGAAGAGGGGCGGGGGGTCGCCGTCGAAGGCGACGTGCGCCAGCGACAGCGCGGTCCTCCAGGTCTGGCGGACGGACCGCTCGCCCCCCACCAGTCCGAAGGGAACGATCGACCCCACGCGCTCGCTCCGTGCGGGGGTCCCGTGCAGGAGTTCGCCCCCCCACACGGTGCCGTCCCCACCGTCGCCGGTGCCGTCCCAGGTCAACGCGACGACCTCGCCGTCGATCTCGTGCTCCAGGGCGGCGGCGGCCAGGTGGGCGTGGTGGTGCTGCACCGCGGTCCGCGCAACGCCCCATCGCTCGGACAACTCTTCGGCCAGATGGGTGGTGAAGTAGTCGGGGTGCAGGTCGTGGACCACCCCTTCCGGTGCTACGTCGAGCAGGCGCAGCAGGTCGTCGAGAGTGCGTCGGTAGGCCGCGCGGCCCTCGGCCGATTCCATCTCGCCGAGATGCGGCGCGAGCACGACCTCCCGATCGCGCGCCACCGCGAAGGTCACGTTCATGTGGCCGCCCAGACCCACGAGCGCCGGGAGCACGCGCGGTGCGAGCACCGGCAGCGGCGCGAATCCACGCGCGCGTCGCAGCAGTTGCGGGCGCGGCGTGGGGCGGGTGACGACCTGCAGCACCGAGTCGTCGGCCTGACGCAGGATGGGCCGATCGTGGACCAGGAAGGCGTCGCAGATGCCGCGCAGCGACTCCAGGGCCTCGCGGTCGTCGTGGATCGTCGGCTGGTCGGAGGGGTTGCCCGAGGTCGCGACCACGGGACGGCCGAAGGCGTCGAGCAGCACACGGTGCACTGGCGTGTACGGCAGGAACACCCCGAGCTGCGGACAATCCGGCGCGACCGATGGGGCCGGCTCCGACCACCCCCGCGCGGTGCGCGGCGACAGCACGATCGGGGCCTGTGGCGAACGCAGGGCCGAGGCGACGAAGTCCGGGACCTCGACCCAGCGCCGGGCCGCGTCGAGATCGCCGACCATGACCGCGAAGGGCTTGGCCGGCCGGCGCTTGCGCGCGCGCAGCCTCTGCAGCGCCGCCTCGTCGCCGGCGTCGACCACGATGTGATACCCCCCGAGCCCCTTCACGCCGACGATGCGCCCGTCCGACAGCCAGCCGACGGCTCGGGCCAGGGCCTCGGGGCCGGTCATCTCGTCGCCGTCGCCGTCGCCGTCGATCGCCTGCAGACGCGGTCCGCACGCCGCACAGGCCGTCGGTTGGGCGTGGAAGCGGCGGTCGGTGGTGTCCTCGTACTCGGCCCGGCAGCGCGGACACATGACGAAGTCCTTCATCGAGGTCTTCGCCCGGTCGTACGGCAGGTCCTCGAGGATCGTGTAGCGCGGTCCGCAGTTCGTGCAGTTCAGGAAGGGATAGCCGTGGCGGCGGTCGTCGGGATCGCGCAGCTCGCGCTCGCAGTCCTCGCACATGCCCAGATCGGGCAGCAACCAGGCGCGCGTGGGACCACCGGCTTCGCTCGCGACGATGCGGAACTCGGTGTGGCCGGCCGGCGCGAGCAACCGCGTGTCGACCGCGTAGAGCACGGCGGCGCGCGGCGCGTCGTCCTGCAGACGCGCGAGGAAGGACCCGAGTTCCGTGGGATCGCCCTCGACCTCGATCGTCACGCCGGCCGGATCGTTACGGATCCAGCCGGCCAGGTCGAGGTCGGTGGCGAGACGGTGCACGAAGGGACGGAAGCCCACACCCTGGACCACGCCCACCACGCGCACCTGCATGCGCTCGCGTGCGCTCATCGCCGTTCCGTGCCGGGGATGCGAACCGTCAGGACGCCGCGAACAGACGTTCGCGCGCGCTGAGCAGCGACTCGATCCACGCGTCGACCCCGTCGCCCGTCTTCGCGCTCACGTGATGGATGTCGATGTCCGGCCGCAGCTCCTTCGCCAGACGCTCGACCTCGTCCACCCGGAAATCGAAGTGCTCGAGCAGGTCGACCTTGGTGATCAACATCTGCTGCGACGAGTGGAAGGCCTTCGGATACTTCGGCGGCTTGTCCTCGCCCTCGGGCACCGACAGCAACACGGTGCGCAGGTGCTCGCCCAGGTCGTAGCTGGCCGGACACACCAAATTGCCCACGTTCTCGATGAACACGAAGTCCCACGGCCCGTCGTCGGCGATGCGTTCCCAGGTCTGCTGCACCTGGTGCGCCTCGAGGTGGCACGCGCCGCCGGTGGTCATCTGCAGGGCGCGCACGCCCACGCCGCGAATGCGCTCGGCATCGCGCTCGGTCTCGAGGTCGCCCTCGAGCACCAGCACGCTGTGGCGCTCCTGCAGCTTCGGCAGGGCCTTCTCGAGCAACGTGGTCTTGCCCGATCCCGGTGAACTGAGAAGGTTCACGACGAAGGATCCCTGCGACCCGAAGCGATCGCGCATGGTCGACGCGACGAAGTCGTTCGCCTTCAGCAGGCTCTCCTTCAAGTGGATCTGACGCAACTCGCTCATGGCACACCTCTCGTGTTCGCGGCGGGGGGAATTCAGCCCGACGGCATCGACGGACCGTCGCGGTCCTCGTCCTGCAGGTCGTCGATCTCGAGTTCGACGTGGCGCAGCAGCAGCTCTTCGCCCTTCTCCGCCCGGACGGCGGTGCTGCCGCAAGCCGGACAGCCGAAGGTGAAACTCTCGGGATGGGTGATCGAGCCGCAGTCGCGGCAGTGCAGCTCGAGCTGCACCTCGTGGACCACCACTTCGGCGTCGCGCATCACGTCGACCTCGGCCGAGACGACCTCGATCGCGTCCTCGAGCAGCTTGGGCACCACGTTGCTCAGCGCGCCGATCTCGAGTTCGAAATGGGTCACGCGTTGCGCGCCGTGCTCGTCGCAGATGCGCTCGAGCTGTCGCGCCAGACCGATCACCAGGGAGACTTCGTGCATCAGCAGATCCTCGGCAGCTGTTCGCCGCTCAACATGTCCAACACCCGGGTGCCTCCGAGACCACTGCGCACGCGGACCGATCGTGGGTGCGTGTCGACCACGTCGCCGATCACGCAGGCCTCGCGCCCCAGCGGTTGCGCGCGCCACGCCTCGAGCAGCGCGTCGCAGCGTTCCGGGGCGACGAAGGCCAGACAGCGGCCCTCGTTCGCCACGTACAGAGGATCGAGACCGAAGATCTCGCACGCCGCCCGCGCGGGCTCGCGCACCGGGATCGACTCCTCGTCGAGAACGATACCCACTCCGGCGGCCTGGGCGATCTCGTTGGTGGCCGACGCGATGCCGCCGCGCGTGGCGTCGCGCAGGCAGTGCAGGTCGGCTCCCAGCGGTCGCAGACAGGACTCCACGAGGGGCCACAGGGCCGCGCTGTCGCTGCGCAGGTCACCCTCGAGCTCCAGGCCGTCGCGCTGGGCCAGGATGGTCATGCCGTGGTCGGCGATCGGTCCGTTGACCACGATACGATCGCCCGGCCGGACGCGCCGCGGCGCGACGTCGATCCCTTCGACGACCTCGCCGATGCCCGTGGTGTTCACGTACACACCGTCGCCCTTGCCGCGCTCGACGACCTTGGTGTCGCCGGTGACGACCTCGATCCCGAGCGCGTCGCAGGCCTCGCGGATCGAGGCGACCACGCGCCACAGGTCCTTCAGCCGGAGACCCTCTTCGAGCACGAAGGCCAACGACAACCAGCGCGGCCGGGCGCCGCACATGGCCAGGTCGTTCGTGGTCCCGTGCACCGACAGCGAGCCGATGTCGCCGCCGGGGAAGAACAGCGGCCGCACCACGAAGGAGTCGGTGCTCATGGCCATGGCGCCGTCCGGCCGCGGCAGCCGCGCGCCGTCGTGCAGCTCGTCGAGTCGTGACCCGCCGAGCGCGGGCACGAACAACGACTCGATCAGCTTCTGGCTCAGACGTCCCCCACCGCCGTGCGCCATGGTCACGGCGTCGTAGTCCTCCAGCGGAATGGGGCACTGCAGTTGCACGGACGCTCCTACGACCCGGCGCTCACGGCGTCGCGCCGGAAGGCGTGGTAGGCCGCGCACGCGCCCTCGCTCGACACCATGGGGGCACCCAGCGGGGAGTCGGGAGTGCATTCGCGACCGAAGGCCGGGCATTCGTGCGGCTTGGCGCGCCCCTGCAGCACGAGCCCGGCGATGCAGCGGTCGGACTCCTGCGCGGTGACCGACTCCACGCTGAAACGGCGCTCGGCGTCGAAGTCGGCGTAGGCGTCGGTCAGGCGGAGCCCGCTCGCGGGAATGGGGCCGATGCCGCGCCACGCGATGTCGGTGACCTGGTAGACCTCGGCCAGAAGGCGTTGCGCGGCCGGATTGCCCCGGGCCGCGGCGGTGCGGGCGTAGGCGTTGTCGACGGCGACCTCGCCGGCGGCCAACATGTCGGCCAGCCGCGCGATGCCGTGCACCAGGTCGAGCGGTTCGAAGCCGGCCACCACGAAGGGTACGCCGTACTCGCGGGCCAGTTCCTCGTACTCGGCCGTGCCCATGATCGCGCACACGTGGCCCGGCGCGAGGAAGCCCTGCACCCGGCACTCGGGTTCGTCCAGGATCGCGCGCACCGCGGGCGGTACCCGCACGTGCGAAACGAGCGCGCTGAAGTTCTCCACTCCCCGCTGCTTCGCCTCGACCACGGCCATACCGTTGGCCGGCGCCGTCGTCTCGAAGCCCACGGCGAAGAAAACCACCTGGCGGTCGGGATTCGCCTCGGCCAGACGCACCGCGTCGACCGGCGAGTAGACGATGCGTACGTCGGCCCCGCGCGACTTGGCCGAAAGCAGGTCGCCCTTCGAGCCGGGCACCCTCAGCATGTCGCCGTAGGAGGCCAGGATCACCTCGGGACGCCGCGCCAGCTCCAGCGCACGGTCGATCTTCTCGAGCGGCGTCACGCACACCGGGCACCCGGGCCCGTGGATGAGTTCCACCTTTCCTTCGAGCAACTGGTCGATCCCCGAACGGATCAGCGTGTGCGTCTGCCCCCCGCAGACCTCCATGACGCGGATCGGGGTGTCGACGCGCTCGCGGATGCGGTCGATCCACTGCCGCGCGGTACGGCCTTCGCGGTATTCGTCGCGATGCTTCAAGACTTCGACTCCGGCGAGCCGGTGATCGTCGGCGGTGGACCCTCGGGAGCGGCTTCCCCCAGCTCACGCAGGTAGCGCAGAGTGGTTTCCGCTTCTTCTTCGTCGATCACGCTGATCGCGAAGCCGACGTGCACCATGACGTGCTCACCGACCTCGACTTCGGGCGTGAACGACAGATTGACCTCGCGCAGCACTCCACCGAAGTCGACCTTGCCGTGGACCAGGTCGAGTCCGTCGAAGCGCTGGACTTCCACGACACGTCCGGGGACACCGAGACACATGACGAGAACCTCACTTCCGCCGGCAGGGGGTTCCGGCGCGACCCAGCGGTACGAGGAGGGGGGCGCCGGGGGTCGAAGACTGGTTCAAGCTAACCAGCGATCGGCCCGTCCTACCCTACCGATTCCGTGAGCCATCCCGGATTCGTGTGATGCACCGCGATCACGCCCTGGACGCTCGCGCGCGCCTCGGCGAGACTGCCCGGAAGGCCTTCGGACGCCCCGGAACTCCCCCCTCACCGCAGGAGCGGGCCGTGCAGCTGGATCGTCGACAGTGGTTCCGTCGTACCCTCACCGCCGCCGGCGCCCTGGTCGGCGCCCGTGTGATGGGAGTCACAGCACCCCTGCTCAGCGGGTGCGGCGGGGCGTCGGAGCCGGCCGAGACCTCGCCGGTGCTGCGGGTGCCCGTCGACGCCGTCCCGGCCTCCGGCCGCCACGAGGTCCTGCACAAGGGAGTCGCCGTGGAGTTCCGCCGCGAGGGCGGCGAGATCGTGGCCCTGTCGATGATGTGCTCCCACCAGATGTGCCGGATCGAGTGGAAGCCCGACGACGAGCGGTACTTCTGCCCGTGCCACGACGGGGTCTTCGCCGCCGACGGCAGCGTGGTGTACGGACCGCCGAAGCGTCCGCTGCGACGGCTCACGGTGACGATCGAACGCGGTGAGGCCGTCGTCGACGTCCACGAGATCTACCGGCCGCTCCCCCGCGAGGCGCGCTGACCGCGCCAGCTCAGCGATTCCCGGCGCCCGGCAGCCACCACAGATCGGGCTCGAGCGGCTCGGCCTTCGGCTCGACCGTGTGGCCGAGCGCGCGCAGGGCCTCCACGACCCGTTCGACCGAAGGGTCGACCGCCGCCTGGACCGCGGGCGTCAGGCCGGGCTCCATCTCGGTGGTCTCGGGGACGGTGGCCACCAGCAGGATCGACTCGGGCGAGGATCCCTCGAACTCCATGGCCATGAGCGCTTCCTTCAGGCCCGGATCGTGCGGATTGGTGCGCGGCTGCGGCGGATGCTTCTGGATCGCCGCCGCGTCGTAGGTGCGCACGCCCCCCGGGCCGTCCTTGGCGCGGACGGTGTCGACCAGGATCAGGTGATCGTGCCCCGTCAGGTGCGGGTGCAGGTCGAAGCCGGGGGTGCCCAGGTCGGTGACCTCGACGTCGTCGGGCAGGTCGTAGCGGGCCCGCAGCGTGGCCACCACGGTCGGCCCGTACGCGTCGTCGTGCATCAGCACGTTGCCGAACGAGAACACGGCGGTGCGCGCGGCGCTCATCGCGATCTCCAACAGGGGGCTCGAGGCAGAAAGAACGGGCCCGCTCGCCCCCAGGGGGATCCAGGGCAGAGCGGGCCCGCAAGGATCGGGCGTCGGCGGCGGCCGTTCCGGCCCCCGGCCCTAGAGGGCCTGGACCTTCGACACCTCGGTTCCCTCGATGTCCAGCGTGTGGACCGCACACGCGATGCACGGATCGAAGGAGTGGACCGTCCGCAGCACCTCGAGCGGCTGCTCGGGGTCGGCGACCGGATTGCCCACGAGGGCGGCCTCGTAGGGACCCGGGCGATCCTGACCGTCGCGCGGACCGGCGTTCCACGTGCTGGGAACCACGGCCTGGTAGTTCGTGATCTTGCCGTTGTCGATCACGACGAAGTGCGACAGCGCACCGCGCGGCGCCTCGTGGAATCCACAGCCCGTCTGGCGACCCGTGAACACCGGCTCGTTGAAGATGTCGACGTCGCCCGACGCGATGTTGTTCACGAGCAGGTCCCAGTGGCGGTGGCTCAGCTCGTTCATGATGCCCGCGCGGATCGCGCGCGCCGCATGGCGGCCAATGGTCCCGTGCAGCGCCGACAGCGGAACCTGGGTCCCGGCCAGACTGCTGACCTTGTCCAGCGCCGCCGTCGCCCACTTCTCGGTCATCTCGTGGCCCGCGGCCAGACCCACCAGCACCTGCGCCAGCGGACCGACCTCCATGACCTCGCCGCCGAAGCGCGGGGCCTTGATCCACGAGTACCGGCCGTCGGGATCGAAGTCGCTGAACTTCGGGACCGTGTCCTCCTCGTAGGGATGACGGGTCCACTCGCCGTCGTACCAGGCGCGTTCGATGTTCTCGGTGACGTTCTCGTTGAAGTACGAGTCCTGGAAGTTCTCGATCTCCTTGAAGGTCGACAGATCGCCGTTCATGATCGTGCCGCCGGGGAAGTCGAACTCCGTTCCGGCCTCGTCGAGCGGCATGTCCGGCACCGACAGGTAGTTGGTCACGCCGTGACCGTGAGGCAGCCAGTCGGCGTACATGGCACCGATCGCGCAGACGTCGGGGATGTAGACCTGCGAGATGAACTGGTCGAGTTCGTTCAGCAGGTCCTTGACCATGTACAGCTTGGTCATGTTCAGCGTGGCTTCGTTGTCCAGGTTGATGGCGTTGGCCACGCCACCCACGGCCAGGTTCTGGATGTTCGGCGTCTTGCTGCCGAGGATCGCCACGACCTGGTTGGCCTTCTTCTGGATCTCGAGCGCCTGCAGGTAGTGCGCGACGGCCAGCAGGTTCACCTCGGGCTCCAGCTTCATGGCCGGATGGCCCCAGTAGCCGTTGGTGAAGATCCCGAGCTGCCCGGCCTGGACGAAGCTCTCGAGCTTCTGCTTGACCGCGGCCATCTGCTGCTTGCTGTTGCCCGGCCAATCACCCAGCGACTGCGCGATCTGCGCGGCCTTGGCCGGATCGGCCTGCAGCGCGTTCACCACGTCGACCCAGTCGAGCGCCGACAGGTGGTAGAAGTGCACGATGTGATCGTGCATGGCGTGCGCCGACATGATGATGTTGCGGATGTACTGGGCGTTCTTGGGGATCTCCAGCCCGACCGCGTTCTCCACCGCGCGCACCGAGGCGATGGCGTGCACCGTGGTGCACACACCGCAGAAGCGCTGGGTGAACAGCCACGCGTCGCGCGGATCGCGGCCCTGGAGGATCGTCTCGATCCCCCGCCACATCTGTCCGGACGACCAGGCCTTCTGCACGCTCCCGTTGTCCACTTCCACGTCGATCCGCAGGTGACCCTCGATCCGGGTCACCGGATCCACCGTGATCTTCTGACTCATCCCTGATCTCCTAGTCGTTCGCCGATTCGGCGTTGGCCCTGGCCTCGTTCACTCGACGGTTCCTCATCATCACGAAGCCGAGCGTGACGTAGAGGGCCACCGGAGCCACGAATCCCTTGTAGATCGTGTGTTGGACGTTGCGCACCGTTTCGGGGGTGCTCTTCTCTCCGAGGTCGGGCAGACCGAGGTCCTCGAAGGGGACGTGCGACAGGTAGAACACCTGCGTGCCGCCGGCGTCGTGCTCGCCGTAGACCTTGTCGACGTAGCGGTCGGGGTCGGCGGCGATGCGGCGCTTGGCCTCGGCCAGCAGCTGCTCACGGGGACCGTAGATGACGGCCTCGCGCGGGCAGACCTCGCAGCAGCCGGGGATTCCGCCCTCGGCCAGCTTGTGCTGGCAGAACTCGCACTTGACGATCTCGGGATTGGCCGAATCCCACTCGAACTTGACGATGTTGTACGGG
This is a stretch of genomic DNA from Candidatus Krumholzibacteriia bacterium. It encodes these proteins:
- the hypB gene encoding hydrogenase nickel incorporation protein HypB translates to MSELRQIHLKESLLKANDFVASTMRDRFGSQGSFVVNLLSSPGSGKTTLLEKALPKLQERHSVLVLEGDLETERDAERIRGVGVRALQMTTGGACHLEAHQVQQTWERIADDGPWDFVFIENVGNLVCPASYDLGEHLRTVLLSVPEGEDKPPKYPKAFHSSQQMLITKVDLLEHFDFRVDEVERLAKELRPDIDIHHVSAKTGDGVDAWIESLLSARERLFAAS
- a CDS encoding hydrogenase maturation nickel metallochaperone HypA; this translates as MHEVSLVIGLARQLERICDEHGAQRVTHFELEIGALSNVVPKLLEDAIEVVSAEVDVMRDAEVVVHEVQLELHCRDCGSITHPESFTFGCPACGSTAVRAEKGEELLLRHVELEIDDLQDEDRDGPSMPSG
- the hypE gene encoding hydrogenase expression/formation protein HypE, with the translated sequence MQLQCPIPLEDYDAVTMAHGGGGRLSQKLIESLFVPALGGSRLDELHDGARLPRPDGAMAMSTDSFVVRPLFFPGGDIGSLSVHGTTNDLAMCGARPRWLSLAFVLEEGLRLKDLWRVVASIREACDALGIEVVTGDTKVVERGKGDGVYVNTTGIGEVVEGIDVAPRRVRPGDRIVVNGPIADHGMTILAQRDGLELEGDLRSDSAALWPLVESCLRPLGADLHCLRDATRGGIASATNEIAQAAGVGIVLDEESIPVREPARAACEIFGLDPLYVANEGRCLAFVAPERCDALLEAWRAQPLGREACVIGDVVDTHPRSVRVRSGLGGTRVLDMLSGEQLPRIC
- the hypD gene encoding hydrogenase formation protein HypD, giving the protein MKHRDEYREGRTARQWIDRIRERVDTPIRVMEVCGGQTHTLIRSGIDQLLEGKVELIHGPGCPVCVTPLEKIDRALELARRPEVILASYGDMLRVPGSKGDLLSAKSRGADVRIVYSPVDAVRLAEANPDRQVVFFAVGFETTAPANGMAVVEAKQRGVENFSALVSHVRVPPAVRAILDEPECRVQGFLAPGHVCAIMGTAEYEELAREYGVPFVVAGFEPLDLVHGIARLADMLAAGEVAVDNAYARTAAARGNPAAQRLLAEVYQVTDIAWRGIGPIPASGLRLTDAYADFDAERRFSVESVTAQESDRCIAGLVLQGRAKPHECPAFGRECTPDSPLGAPMVSSEGACAAYHAFRRDAVSAGS
- a CDS encoding HypC/HybG/HupF family hydrogenase formation chaperone, yielding MCLGVPGRVVEVQRFDGLDLVHGKVDFGGVLREVNLSFTPEVEVGEHVMVHVGFAISVIDEEEAETTLRYLRELGEAAPEGPPPTITGSPESKS
- a CDS encoding ubiquinol-cytochrome c reductase iron-sulfur subunit, with amino-acid sequence MQLDRRQWFRRTLTAAGALVGARVMGVTAPLLSGCGGASEPAETSPVLRVPVDAVPASGRHEVLHKGVAVEFRREGGEIVALSMMCSHQMCRIEWKPDDERYFCPCHDGVFAADGSVVYGPPKRPLRRLTVTIERGEAVVDVHEIYRPLPREAR
- a CDS encoding hydrogenase maturation protease; translation: MSAARTAVFSFGNVLMHDDAYGPTVVATLRARYDLPDDVEVTDLGTPGFDLHPHLTGHDHLILVDTVRAKDGPGGVRTYDAAAIQKHPPQPRTNPHDPGLKEALMAMEFEGSSPESILLVATVPETTEMEPGLTPAVQAAVDPSVERVVEALRALGHTVEPKAEPLEPDLWWLPGAGNR
- a CDS encoding nickel-dependent hydrogenase large subunit; this translates as MSQKITVDPVTRIEGHLRIDVEVDNGSVQKAWSSGQMWRGIETILQGRDPRDAWLFTQRFCGVCTTVHAIASVRAVENAVGLEIPKNAQYIRNIIMSAHAMHDHIVHFYHLSALDWVDVVNALQADPAKAAQIAQSLGDWPGNSKQQMAAVKQKLESFVQAGQLGIFTNGYWGHPAMKLEPEVNLLAVAHYLQALEIQKKANQVVAILGSKTPNIQNLAVGGVANAINLDNEATLNMTKLYMVKDLLNELDQFISQVYIPDVCAIGAMYADWLPHGHGVTNYLSVPDMPLDEAGTEFDFPGGTIMNGDLSTFKEIENFQDSYFNENVTENIERAWYDGEWTRHPYEEDTVPKFSDFDPDGRYSWIKAPRFGGEVMEVGPLAQVLVGLAAGHEMTEKWATAALDKVSSLAGTQVPLSALHGTIGRHAARAIRAGIMNELSHRHWDLLVNNIASGDVDIFNEPVFTGRQTGCGFHEAPRGALSHFVVIDNGKITNYQAVVPSTWNAGPRDGQDRPGPYEAALVGNPVADPEQPLEVLRTVHSFDPCIACAVHTLDIEGTEVSKVQAL